CTCCGAGAAGGAGGTCCTCGGCGTCGTCGGCCCGCTGAACAGCTCGGTCGCCGAGTCGATGCAGAAGGTCCTGGACGACGCCGGACTGGTCCAGGTCTCCCCGGCGAACACCGGCCCGTCCCTGTCCCAGGGGCCGAACTGGCAGACCAAGAAGGAGCGCCAGTACAAGGCCTACTTCCGTACCGCGACCACGGACGCGATCCAGGGCCCGTTCGCCGCCCAGTACGTCTTCAACACGGCCAAGAAGAAGAAGGTCTTCGTCATCGACGACAAGAAGACCTACGGCTCCGGCCTCGCCAGCACCTTCACCCAGGAGTTCAAGAAGCTCGGCGGCCAGGTGGTCGGCACCGAGCACATCAACCCCGACACGAAGGACTTCTCCGCCGTCGCCACCAAGGTGAAGAACTCGGGCGCCGAAGTCGTCTACTACGGCGGTGAATACCCGCAGGCCGGCCCGCTCAGCAAGCAGATCAAGGCTTCCGGCGCCAAGATCCCGCTCGTCGGCGGCGACGGCGTCAAGGACGACACCTACATGAAGCTGGCGGGCGCCGAGAGCACCGGCGACCTCACCACCTCCGTCGGCGCCCCGGTCGAGGATCTGCCCTCCGCCGAGCAATTCGTCTCCGACTACAAAGCCGCCGGCTACAAGGAGGGCTACTCCGCCTACGGCGGCTACGCCTACGACTCCGCCTGGGCGATCATCGAAGCCGTGAAGAAGGTCGTCGAGGCCAATGGCGGCGAACTCCCCTCCGACGCCCGCAAGAAGGTCACCGAGGCCATGCAGAGCGTGTCCTTCGACGGCGTGACCGGCAAGGTCTCCTTCGACCAGTACGGCGACGCCACCAACAAACAGCTGACCGTGTACGCCGTGAAGAACGGTGCCTGGGTTCCCGTCAAGTCCGGTACGTACACCGGCTGATCCCCGCGCCTGAACCTCTCGCGAGCCGCGCGGGGCGCTGTTTCCACCGGCGCCCCGCGCGGACCCGCATCCGGCCACATCCCTCGCACTTTCCGAACGCTCGGAGGACATGCGGTGAACGAACTGCCGCAGCAGCTGGTCAACGGCCTGCTACTGGGAGCCATGTACGGGCTGGTCGCCATCGGCTACACCATGGTCTACGGCATCGTCCAGCTCATCAACTTCGCCCACGGCGAGATATTCATGACCGGAGCCTTCGGCGCCCTCACCGTCTGGCTCTGGCTCCCCGGCGGCACCACCATGTGGATCGCCCTGCCGCTGATGATCGTGGGCGCCGTCATCGTCGCGGTCGCCATCGCCGTCGGGGCGGAACGATTCGCCTACCGGCCCCTGCGCACCGCCCCCCGCCTCGCCCCCCTCATCACCGCCATCGGCCTCTCCCTCGCCCTCCAGCAGGCGGTATGGGCCTGGTACCCGGAGGCGAAGTCCGCGCGCACCTTCCCGCAGATCTCCGGCGGACCCTTCGACATCGGCAGCGTCACCATCCAGACCGGCGACGTCTTCCTCGTCGCGGCGGCCCCCCTCTCCATGGCGGTCCTCGGCTACTTCGTGCTGAAGACCCGCACCGGCCGCGGCATGCAGGCCACCGCCCAGGACCCGGACACCGCCAAGCTGATGGGCGTCAACACCGACCGCATCATCGTGATCGCGTTCGCGCTCGGCGCCGCGTTCGCCGCGGTCGGCGCCGTCGCCTACGGCCTGAAATACGGCGAGATCAACTTCCGGATGGGCTTCATCCTCGGTCTCAAGGCGTTCACCGCGGCCGTCCTCGGCGGCATCGGCAACATCTACGGAGCCATGATCGGCGGCGTGGTCCTCGGCGTCGCCGAGACCCTGGCCACCGCCTACATCGCCGACATCCCCGGCATGGACAAGTTCGGCAGCCAGTCCTGGGCCGACGTCTGGGCCTTCGTACTCCTCATCCTCGTACTGCTGTTCAGGCCGCAGGGCCTGCTCGGCGAGCGCGTCGCGGACAGGGCGTGAGATTCGATGACCACACAGACCACCGCACCCGACACCCCCGGCGCCCACGAGGCCGACGCCCCGACCGGCCTGCTGCCCCTGCCGGAGAAGGCCGCCCGCGCCCTCGCCCTCGGCGGCAGCGTTCTCACGGCCCTGTCCACCTTCCTCGCCTGGACCTGGACCGCCGACTTCCCCGGCGACCTCACCGTCTACGGCTACCCCGGCGGCCTCCAGGTCCTCGTCCTCGTCGGCGCGCTCCTCGCCAGCCTCGTCGCCCTCGCCTCCTACGGGGTCAGGGGCCTGCGCCGGCTGGTACCCGCCGGAGCGGACCCGGCCCTGCGGCTCGCCACCCTGGCCGCCTTCGCCACCAGCTGGTACACGGTCCTCGCGATCAGCGCCGACCTCGGCGGACTCGTCAACCTCGAACCCGGTGGCTTCCTCGTCGCCCTGACCAGCCTCGCCGCCCTCGCCGGCGCCCTGGCCCTGCCCTTCCGGCGGCCCGAGCCCGACCCTGCCGACCCCGACGACACCGGCTGGGCGAGGACCAGGCACCGCCTCGCGCACGCGTGGGCGACCACCAAGGCCCTCTTCGCCGCCGACTCCCCCCGGCCCGTGCCCGCGCTGCCCTCCTACGCCGAGATCCTGATCATCATCGGGGTCCTCGCACTCGGCCTGACCGTCTTCACCTATGGCATCGGCACCGAGTACGACGAACAGTTCATCGGCTTCCTGATCACCGCGGGCCTCGGTTTCGCCGCCCTCAACAAGGCCGGCCTGATCACCCATGCCTCGCAGATCACCGCCCGGCATCAGAACATCACCATCTGCGGCGCCTTCGTCGCGGCCGCGCTGTTCCCCTTCACCCAGACCGACGACCAGTACGCCACCCTCGGCGTCTACATCCTGATCTTCGCCACCGTCGCCCTCGGCCTGAACATCGTCGTCGGCCTCGCCGGCCTTCTCGACCTCGGATACGTCGCCTTCCTCGGCGTCGGCGCCTACGCCGCCGCCCTGGTCTCCGGCTCCCCCAGCTCACCGTTCGGCGTCCACTTCCCGTTCTGGGCCGCCGTACTCGTCGGCGCCGCCGCCTCCCTGATCTTCGGCGTGCTGATCGGCGCCCCGACCCTGCGGCTGCGCGGCGACTACCTCGCCATCGTCACCCTCGGCTTCGGCGAGATCTTCCGCATCACCGCCAACAACCTCGACGGCACCTCCGGACCCGACATCACCAACGGCTCCAACGGCGTCTCCTCCATCCCCAACCTCGACCTCGGCTTCGACTTCGGTGCTCAGCACGACCTCGGCGGCTTCACCATCGGCCGATTCGCCAACTACTTCTTCCTGATGCTGATCATCACCGCCGTCGTGGTGCTGGTCTTCCGTCGCAGCGGCAACTCCCGCATCGGACGCGCCTGGGTGGCCATCCGCGAGGACGAGACCGCCGCGCTCGCCATGGGCATCAACGGCTTCCGGGTCAAACTCATCGCCTTCGCCGTCGGCGCCTGCCTCGCCGGACTCGCCGGCACCGTCCAGGCCCATGTCACCTACACCGTCACCCCCGAGCAGTACCTCTTCGCCGGCCCCATCCCGCCCAACTCCGCCTTCCTGCTCGCCGCGGTCGTCCTCGGCGGCATGGGCACCATCAGCGGCCCGCTGATCGGCGCCGCCCTGCTCTTCCTCATCCCCAACAAGCTCCAGTTCCTCGGCAACTACCAGCTCTTCGCCTTCGGCGTCGCCCTCATCCTGCTGATGCGGTTCCGCCCCGAGGGCCTCATCCCCAACCGGCGCCGCCAACTCGAATTCCACGAGGACGCCGAAGCACCCACCCTCCTGACGAAGGCGGGGGCCTGACCACCATGACCACCGACACCACCCGGGGCACCGCCCCCGACACCGCCGTCCCCGGCCCGACCGTCCTCGACGCCCGCGGCGTCACCATGCGCTTCGGCGGCCTCACCGCCGTACGCGGCGTCGACCTCACCGTGGGCGCCGGCGAGATCGTCGGCCTCATCGGACCCAACGGCGCCGGCAAGACCACCTTCTTCAACTGCCTGACCGGCCTGTACGTCCCCACCGAGGGCGAGGTCCGCTACCAGGGCACCGTCCTGCCCCCCAAGCCCTTCAAGGTCACCGCGGCCGGCATCGCGCGCACCTTCCAGAACATCCGGCTGTTCGCCAACATGACCGTCCTGGAGAACGTGCTCGTCGGCCGGCACACCCGCACCAAGGAGGGCTTCTGGTCCGCCGTACTGCGCGGCCCCCGCTTCCACCGCGCCGAACGCTTCTCCCGGCAACGGGCCACGGAACTCCTGGAGTTCGTCGGCCTCGCCGCCAAGGCCGAACACCTCGCCCGCAACCTGCCCTACGGCGAGCAGCGCAAACTCGAGATCGCGCGCGCCCTGGCCAGCGAACCCGGACTGCTGCTGCTCGACGAGCCGACCGCCGGCATGAACCCGCAGGAGACCCGCGCCACCGAGGAACTCGTCCTCGCCATCCGGGACATGGGCATCGCCGTCCTCGTCATCGAGCACGACATGCGCTTCATCTTCAATCTGTGCGACCGGGTGGCCGTCCTCGTACAGGGCGAGAAACTGATCGAGGGCGACAGCGCCACCGTCCAGGGCGACGAACGGGTGATCGCGGCCTACCTCGGCGAGCCCTTCGAGAACGCGCCCGGCAAGGAGGACGACTGATGACCGCACTGCTCGAAGTCGAGGACCTCCGCGTCGCCTACGGCAAGATCGAGGCCGTCAAGGGCATCTCCTTCACCGTCGAGGCCGGAGAGGTGGTCACCCTCATCGGCACCAACGGCGCCGGCAAGACCACCACCCTGCGCACCCTGTCCGGGCTGCTCAGGCCGGCCGGCGGGCAGATCCGGTTCGACGGCAGATCGCTGAGGAAGATCCCGGCCCACCAGGTGGTCGCCCTCGGCCTCGCCCACTCCCCCGAGGGCCGGCACATCTTCCCGCGCATGACCATCGAGGACAACCTGCGGCTCGGCGCCTTCCTGCGGAGCGACAAGCCGGGCATCGAGAAGGACATCCAGCGCGCCTACGACCTCTTCCCCATCCTCGGGGAGCGCCGCAAGCAGGCCGCCGGCACCCTCTCGGGCGGCGAGCAGCAGATGCTCGCGATGGGCAGGGCGCTGATGTCCCGGCCGAAGCTGCTGATGCTGGACGAGCCGTCCATGGGCCTGTCGCCGATCATGATGCAGAAGATCATGGCGACGATCGCGGAGCTGAAGGCGCAGGGCACCACGATCCTGCTGGTCGAGCAGAACGCCCAGGCGGCGCTCTCCCTCGCGGACCGGGGTCATGTCATGGAGATCGGCACCATCGTGCTGTCCGGGACCGGCCGGGACCTGCTGCACGACGAGTCGGTACGGAAGGCGTACCTGGGCGAGGACTGACCCCGCGGGACCGGCACGAGGCCCGCGCCCCTTCCCCGGGGCGCGGGCCTCGTCGCACCGGTCGTGCTCAGCCCTTCTTGGCCGCCTTCTTCTCCTCGTTGTCCGCGATGACCGCCTCGGCGACCTGCTGCATCGACATGCGGCGGTCCATGGAGGTCTTCTGGATCCAGCGGAAGGCGGCGGGCTCGGTCAGCCCGTACTCGGTCTGCAGGATGGACTTCGCCCGGTCGACCAGCTTGCGGGTCTCCAGCCGCTGGGTGAGGTCGGCGACCTCCTTCTCCAGCTGCCTCAGCTCGGCGAACCGGGAGACGGCCATCTCGATCGCCGGGACGACGTCGCTCTTGCTGAAGGGCTTGACCAGGTAGGCCATGGCACCGGCGTCCCGGGCGCGCTCCACCAGGTCGCGCTGGGAGAAGGCGGTGAGCATCAGGACGGGCGCGATGGACTCCTCGGCGATCTTCTCGGCCGCGGAGATGCCGTCGAGCTTGGGCATCTTCACGTCCAGGATGACCAGGTCCGGCTTGTGCTCGCGGGCCAGCTCGACGGCCTGCTCACCGTCTCCGGCCTCACCGACGACGGTGTACCCCTCCTCCTGGAGCATCTCCTTCAGGTCGAGCCGGATCAGGGCCTCGTCCTCGGCGATGACGACACGGGTCGTCAGCGGAGGCACGTGCGACTTGTCGTCGTCGGTCACGTCTACGGGCTGGGGCGACTCGGGGGCGGTCACTGAGGCTCCTTGATACGGGGCAGGGGCTCTGCTCCCAGAAGGGTACCTAGCTGCGGGGACAGGCGGTGAACCGGTACACTCCCGGAAGTGCCTCGCCGGGTTGGCGGAACAGGCAGACGCTGATGTCTCAAACACATCTGTCCGAGAGGACGTGCGGGTTCGAGTCCCGCACCCGGCACGCTCCGAAGTGGAGGATCACGTTCGCGTGATCCTCCACTTTTTGTCGCGTGTCGCCACGATCGCTCACGCAGTGTGTCCGCATGAACTTCCATGGCACTGATGTGCGACAGAAGGCTCTGACGCTCCTTCGAGGCGGCGCGAGGAACGCGGACGTAGCTCGAAAGCTGGGCGTACCCAACGGGACGATCAGCTACTGGAAGCATCTCGACCGGGCCCGGCGCGGGGAATGCCCAGGGCGACACGACCCGCCCTGCCCGCGGTGCGACGGACGCCCCCTCGACAGCGCGGCCTACAGCTACCTCCTGGGCCTCTATCTCGGTGACGGCCACATCAGCCGTTACGCGGGGCATCGAACACCCAACCTCATGATCACCTGCTCGGACACGTGGCCTGGCCTCATGGACGCGTGTGAGCGGGCCATGCGCGTCGTGTTCCCCGGAAACTCGGTCTGCCGCGTCCGGAAAAAGGGCTGCCACAACGTGAAGGTCTACTCGAGGCACCTGCCCTGTGTTTTCCCCCAGCACGGCCCGGGCAAGAAGCACGAGCGCCCGATCGTCCTGGCCCTCTGGCAGCAAGCCATCGTCGACGCCCACCCCTGGGATTTCATCCGAGGCCTCATCCACTCCGATGGATGCCGCATCACCAACTGGACGACCCGTGTGGTCGCCGGTGAGCGCAAGCGGTACGAGTATCCGCGCTACTTCTTCACCAACACCTCGGCCGACATCATCCGTCTCTTCACCGACACTCTCGACAAGCTCGGTATCGAGTGGAAGACGCTCAACCAGAGCCGTGCGGCCGTGACCATCTCCGTCGCCAAGAAGGCCTCCGTATCCCTCATGGACGCCCACGTGGGCCCCAAGTACTGAAGGGGCCCGGGAAGGTCACTTCGGTCTGTCGTCCTCGCCGATGTGGTGGACGCGGACCATGTTGGTGGAGCCGGAGACGCCGGGCGGGGAGCCCGCGGTGATCACCACCATGTCGCCCTTCCGGCAGCGGCCGTACTGCAGGAGCAGCTCGTCGACCTGGTCGACCATGGCGTCCGTGGAGTCCACGTGCGGGCCGAGGAAGGTCTCGGTGCCCCAGGTGAGGCTGAGCTGGGAGCGGGTGGCCGGCTCGGGGGTGAAGGCGAGCAGCGGGATCGGTGAGCGGTAGCGGGAGAGCCGGCGGGCGGTGTCCCCGGACTGGGTGAACGCGACCAGGAACTTCGCGCCGAGGAAGTCGCCCATGTCGGCGGCGGCCCGGGCGACCGCGCCGCCCTGGGTGCGCGGCTTGTTCCGCTCGGTCAGCGGCGGCAGCCCCTTGGCCAGCATGTCCTCCTCGGCCGCCGCGACGATCTTCGCCATGGTGCGCACGGTCTCGATCGGGTACTTGCCGACGCTGGTCTCGCCGGAGAGCATCACCGCGTCCGTGCCGTCCAGGACCGCGTTGGCGACGTCGGAGGCCTCGGCGCGCGTGGGCCGGGAGTTCTCGATCATGGAGTCCAGCATCTGGGTGGCGACGATCACCGGCTTGGCGTTGCGCCGGGCGAGCGTGATGGCGCGCTTCTGGACGATCGGCACCTGCTCCAGCGGCATCTCCACACCCAGGTCGCCGCGCGCGACCATGAGTCCGTCGAAGGCGGCCACGATGCCGTCGAGGTTCCGTACCGCCTGGGGCTTCTCGATCTTGGCGATGACCGGGAGGCGGCGGCCTTCCTCGGCCATGATCCGGTGCACGTCCACGGCGTCGTCGCCGCTGCGGACGAAGGAGAGGGCGACCAGGTCGAAGCCGGTGCGCAGCGCCCAGCGCAGGTCGTCCTCGTCCTTCTTGGACAGGGCGGGGACGGAGACGGCCACGCCGGGGAGGTTCAGTCCCTTGTGGTCGGAGACGACACCGCCTTCGATCACCCGGGTGTGCACGCGGGGGCCGTCGACCTCGGTGACCTCCAGGCAGACCTTGCCGTCGTCGACGAGGACGCGCTCGCCGGGGGTGACGTCGGCGGCGAGGCCGGCGTAGGTGGTGCCGCACCGGTGGCGGTCGCCCTCGACGCCGTCCTCCACGGTGATGGTGAAGGTGTCGCCGCGTTCAAGGAGTACCGGTCCCTCGGCGAAGCGGCCGAGCCGGATCTTCGGGCCTTGAAGGTCGGCGAGGATGCCGACGCTGCGGCCGGTCTCGTCGGCCGCTTTGCGCACTCGCCGGTAGCGCTCCTCGTGCTCGGCGTGCGTGCCGTGGCTGAGGTTGAACCGGGCGATGTCCATTCCGGCCTCGACCAGTGCCTTGATCCGGTCGTACGAGTCGGTGGCGGGCCCCAGTGTGCAGACGATTTTTGCTCGGCGCATGGGTCGAGCCTATGGCTTACCGGCGGGTAGAGAATTGGCGCCGCATGACTACTCAACGGCCTTTTGGCGAAGGGTTTTTGACAAGTGTTGAAGTGTGCGGACGGCTGCTCCGATGAGCGGATGGCGTGCGGCCGGGGAGGGTGGTGAGCGGGGCCTCACGGGGAACGGGTCACCAGATCGCAACCTTGCGGACCTGTTGCCGTAGGTCATGCCCAGGTCAGAATCTACGCGCGTTGTCCACATCGTCGAGGAGACCGAGAGATGCCGTTGAACCGCCGGAAGTTCCTGAAGAAGTCCGCCGTCACCGGAGCGGGTGTGGCGATCGCCGGCGCGGCGGCGGCCCCGGCGGCCGAGGCGGCGCAGGACCACCACCGGCCCGGACGCCCCGGGCACCCCGTGAAGCGGTACTCGCTGACCGTCATGGGCACCACCGACCTGCACGGCCACGTCTTCAACTGGGACTACTTCAAGGACGCGGAGTACTCCGACAAGGCGGGCAACGCGATGGGGCTCGCCCGGATCGCCACCCTGGTGAACCAGGTGCGCGCGGAGAAGGGCCGCCGCAACACCCTGCTGCTGGACGCCGGTGACACCATCCAGGGCACCCCGCTGACCTACTACTACGCCAAGGTCGACCCGATCACCGCCAAGGGCGGGCCGGTGCATCCGATGGCGCGGGCGATGAACGCGATCGGGTACGACGCCGCGGCCCTCGGCAACCACGAGTTCAACTACGGCATCGAGACGCTGCGGAAGTTCGAGGACCAGCTGGACTTCCCGCTGCTCGGCGCGAACGCGGTGGACGCCAAGTCGCTGCGGCCGGCCTTCCCGCCGTACTTCATGAAGACCTTCCACGTGCCCGGCGCCAAGCCGGTCAAGGTCGCCGTCCTCGGTCTGACCAACCCGGGCATCGCGATCTGGGACAAGGCCTACGTCCAGGGGAAGCTGGCGTTCCCGGGGCTGGAGGAGCAGGCCGCGAAGTGGGTGCCGAAGCTGAGGTCGATGGGCGCGGACGTGGTCGTGGTGTCGGCCCACTCGGGCACCTCGGGCACCTCGTCCTACGGCGACCAGGTGCCGTACGTGGAGAACGCGGCGGCGAACGTGGCCCGGCGGGTCCCGGGTATCGACGCGATCCTGGTCGGTCACGCGCACGTGGAGATCCCGGAGCTGAAGGTCGTCAACGAGGAGACCGGCAGGACCGTCGTGCTGTCGGAGCCGCTGTGCTACGCCGAGCGGCTCACCCTCTTCGACATCGAGCTGGAGTTCCGCAAGGGCCGCTGGGAGGTCGAGTCGGTCTCCGCGTCCCTGCGCGACTCCCGGACCGTCGCCGATGACCCGGAGATCACCAGGCTGCTCGCCGACCAGCACCAAAAGGTCGTCGCGTACGTCAACCAGGTCGTCGGCCGCGCGACCGAGCCCCTGACCACGGCCGAGGCCCGCTACAAGGACGCCCCGATCATCGACCTGATCACCAAGGTCCAGGAGGACGTGGTGAAGGCGGCGCTCGCGGGCACCGAGTACGCCGCGCTGCCGGTGCTCGCCCAGGCCTCGCCGTTCTCCCGGACCTCGGAGATCCCGGCCGGCGATGTGACGATCCGGGACCTGTCCAGCCTGTACGTCTACGACAACACGCTGGTCGCCAAGTTGCTCACGGGCGTCCAGCTGCGCGCCTACCTGGAGTACTCGGCGGAGTACTACGTCCAGACGGCCCCCGGTGCCGCGGTCGACGTGGAGAAGCTGACCAACGCCGGCGGGCGTCCGGACTACAACTACGACTACGTGTCGGGGCTGTCGTACGACATCGACATCGCCCAGCCGGCCGGGTCGCGGATCAGGAACCTGACCTTCGGCGGGGCTCCGCTGGACGACGGCGGGCAGTTCGTGCTCGCGGTGAACAACTACCGTGCCAACGGCGGCGGTGCCTTCCCGCACATCGCCTCCGCCAAGGAGCTGTGGTCGGAGTCGACGGAGATCCGCACCCGGATCGCGGAGTGGGTGACCGCGAAGGGGGTGCTGGACCCGAAGGACTTCGCCTCGGTGGACTGGAGGCTGGTGCGGGGCGGCACGCCGGTGTTCTAGGAATCCCGCGTTCTCCAGGTCGTTCACAGGTCCAGCAGGGACAGGTCGACGGAGTCGGCGATCGCCTTGGCACCGGCGTCGTCGACGTGCACGCCGTCGCCAGGACTCGTCGGGGCGGATGACGGGGGAACGGTGGGCGGTGATCCAGGTCATGGTCGTGATCGGCGTCAACGCCCCACCGTGGGGGGCTTGTTCCGGCCCGCCGGTCCGGGTTCGGCGGGTGTGTTCGGGGGCCGGGGCGGTCAGGGTCCGTCGATCAGCGGGGTGAGCCGCTTGGGCTGCCGGGCCGGTGGCACCCGGTCCGCCGGGTCGTCGAGGCCGAAGGAGGTGAAGGCGGTCCGGGTGGGCAGCGGGTAGGTCTCCTTTCCGGTGAGGGAGTTGAGGATGGTGGCGCTGCGCCAGGCGGCGAGGCCGAGATCGGGGGCCCCGACGCCGTGGGTGTGCAGCTCGGCGTTCTGGACGTAGACCGAGCCGGTGACCGAGGGGTCGAGGACG
This sequence is a window from Streptomyces rubradiris. Protein-coding genes within it:
- a CDS encoding ANTAR domain-containing response regulator, with translation MTAPESPQPVDVTDDDKSHVPPLTTRVVIAEDEALIRLDLKEMLQEEGYTVVGEAGDGEQAVELAREHKPDLVILDVKMPKLDGISAAEKIAEESIAPVLMLTAFSQRDLVERARDAGAMAYLVKPFSKSDVVPAIEMAVSRFAELRQLEKEVADLTQRLETRKLVDRAKSILQTEYGLTEPAAFRWIQKTSMDRRMSMQQVAEAVIADNEEKKAAKKG
- a CDS encoding helix-turn-helix domain-containing protein, with translation MNFHGTDVRQKALTLLRGGARNADVARKLGVPNGTISYWKHLDRARRGECPGRHDPPCPRCDGRPLDSAAYSYLLGLYLGDGHISRYAGHRTPNLMITCSDTWPGLMDACERAMRVVFPGNSVCRVRKKGCHNVKVYSRHLPCVFPQHGPGKKHERPIVLALWQQAIVDAHPWDFIRGLIHSDGCRITNWTTRVVAGERKRYEYPRYFFTNTSADIIRLFTDTLDKLGIEWKTLNQSRAAVTISVAKKASVSLMDAHVGPKY
- a CDS encoding ABC transporter ATP-binding protein produces the protein MTTDTTRGTAPDTAVPGPTVLDARGVTMRFGGLTAVRGVDLTVGAGEIVGLIGPNGAGKTTFFNCLTGLYVPTEGEVRYQGTVLPPKPFKVTAAGIARTFQNIRLFANMTVLENVLVGRHTRTKEGFWSAVLRGPRFHRAERFSRQRATELLEFVGLAAKAEHLARNLPYGEQRKLEIARALASEPGLLLLDEPTAGMNPQETRATEELVLAIRDMGIAVLVIEHDMRFIFNLCDRVAVLVQGEKLIEGDSATVQGDERVIAAYLGEPFENAPGKEDD
- a CDS encoding branched-chain amino acid ABC transporter permease translates to MTTQTTAPDTPGAHEADAPTGLLPLPEKAARALALGGSVLTALSTFLAWTWTADFPGDLTVYGYPGGLQVLVLVGALLASLVALASYGVRGLRRLVPAGADPALRLATLAAFATSWYTVLAISADLGGLVNLEPGGFLVALTSLAALAGALALPFRRPEPDPADPDDTGWARTRHRLAHAWATTKALFAADSPRPVPALPSYAEILIIIGVLALGLTVFTYGIGTEYDEQFIGFLITAGLGFAALNKAGLITHASQITARHQNITICGAFVAAALFPFTQTDDQYATLGVYILIFATVALGLNIVVGLAGLLDLGYVAFLGVGAYAAALVSGSPSSPFGVHFPFWAAVLVGAAASLIFGVLIGAPTLRLRGDYLAIVTLGFGEIFRITANNLDGTSGPDITNGSNGVSSIPNLDLGFDFGAQHDLGGFTIGRFANYFFLMLIITAVVVLVFRRSGNSRIGRAWVAIREDETAALAMGINGFRVKLIAFAVGACLAGLAGTVQAHVTYTVTPEQYLFAGPIPPNSAFLLAAVVLGGMGTISGPLIGAALLFLIPNKLQFLGNYQLFAFGVALILLMRFRPEGLIPNRRRQLEFHEDAEAPTLLTKAGA
- the pyk gene encoding pyruvate kinase, with translation MRRAKIVCTLGPATDSYDRIKALVEAGMDIARFNLSHGTHAEHEERYRRVRKAADETGRSVGILADLQGPKIRLGRFAEGPVLLERGDTFTITVEDGVEGDRHRCGTTYAGLAADVTPGERVLVDDGKVCLEVTEVDGPRVHTRVIEGGVVSDHKGLNLPGVAVSVPALSKKDEDDLRWALRTGFDLVALSFVRSGDDAVDVHRIMAEEGRRLPVIAKIEKPQAVRNLDGIVAAFDGLMVARGDLGVEMPLEQVPIVQKRAITLARRNAKPVIVATQMLDSMIENSRPTRAEASDVANAVLDGTDAVMLSGETSVGKYPIETVRTMAKIVAAAEEDMLAKGLPPLTERNKPRTQGGAVARAAADMGDFLGAKFLVAFTQSGDTARRLSRYRSPIPLLAFTPEPATRSQLSLTWGTETFLGPHVDSTDAMVDQVDELLLQYGRCRKGDMVVITAGSPPGVSGSTNMVRVHHIGEDDRPK
- a CDS encoding branched-chain amino acid ABC transporter substrate-binding protein — protein: MRQRSLIALTAALAAGALTLTACGSRDSGDEGSGKDGGGTVVIGVDVPLTGDLSAMGLGIKNSADLAAKNANKRNFVKGVTFTTEALDDQAQPSAGQQNASRFVSEKEVLGVVGPLNSSVAESMQKVLDDAGLVQVSPANTGPSLSQGPNWQTKKERQYKAYFRTATTDAIQGPFAAQYVFNTAKKKKVFVIDDKKTYGSGLASTFTQEFKKLGGQVVGTEHINPDTKDFSAVATKVKNSGAEVVYYGGEYPQAGPLSKQIKASGAKIPLVGGDGVKDDTYMKLAGAESTGDLTTSVGAPVEDLPSAEQFVSDYKAAGYKEGYSAYGGYAYDSAWAIIEAVKKVVEANGGELPSDARKKVTEAMQSVSFDGVTGKVSFDQYGDATNKQLTVYAVKNGAWVPVKSGTYTG
- a CDS encoding ABC transporter ATP-binding protein; this translates as MTALLEVEDLRVAYGKIEAVKGISFTVEAGEVVTLIGTNGAGKTTTLRTLSGLLRPAGGQIRFDGRSLRKIPAHQVVALGLAHSPEGRHIFPRMTIEDNLRLGAFLRSDKPGIEKDIQRAYDLFPILGERRKQAAGTLSGGEQQMLAMGRALMSRPKLLMLDEPSMGLSPIMMQKIMATIAELKAQGTTILLVEQNAQAALSLADRGHVMEIGTIVLSGTGRDLLHDESVRKAYLGED
- a CDS encoding branched-chain amino acid ABC transporter permease, producing MNELPQQLVNGLLLGAMYGLVAIGYTMVYGIVQLINFAHGEIFMTGAFGALTVWLWLPGGTTMWIALPLMIVGAVIVAVAIAVGAERFAYRPLRTAPRLAPLITAIGLSLALQQAVWAWYPEAKSARTFPQISGGPFDIGSVTIQTGDVFLVAAAPLSMAVLGYFVLKTRTGRGMQATAQDPDTAKLMGVNTDRIIVIAFALGAAFAAVGAVAYGLKYGEINFRMGFILGLKAFTAAVLGGIGNIYGAMIGGVVLGVAETLATAYIADIPGMDKFGSQSWADVWAFVLLILVLLFRPQGLLGERVADRA
- a CDS encoding bifunctional metallophosphatase/5'-nucleotidase encodes the protein MPLNRRKFLKKSAVTGAGVAIAGAAAAPAAEAAQDHHRPGRPGHPVKRYSLTVMGTTDLHGHVFNWDYFKDAEYSDKAGNAMGLARIATLVNQVRAEKGRRNTLLLDAGDTIQGTPLTYYYAKVDPITAKGGPVHPMARAMNAIGYDAAALGNHEFNYGIETLRKFEDQLDFPLLGANAVDAKSLRPAFPPYFMKTFHVPGAKPVKVAVLGLTNPGIAIWDKAYVQGKLAFPGLEEQAAKWVPKLRSMGADVVVVSAHSGTSGTSSYGDQVPYVENAAANVARRVPGIDAILVGHAHVEIPELKVVNEETGRTVVLSEPLCYAERLTLFDIELEFRKGRWEVESVSASLRDSRTVADDPEITRLLADQHQKVVAYVNQVVGRATEPLTTAEARYKDAPIIDLITKVQEDVVKAALAGTEYAALPVLAQASPFSRTSEIPAGDVTIRDLSSLYVYDNTLVAKLLTGVQLRAYLEYSAEYYVQTAPGAAVDVEKLTNAGGRPDYNYDYVSGLSYDIDIAQPAGSRIRNLTFGGAPLDDGGQFVLAVNNYRANGGGAFPHIASAKELWSESTEIRTRIAEWVTAKGVLDPKDFASVDWRLVRGGTPVF